A genomic segment from Longimicrobium sp. encodes:
- a CDS encoding M56 family metallopeptidase encodes MLAHLARASIEGAVLAAVVWLACRGLPRLPASVRALLWWSVAAKFIVALASPSAIVLPVLPRAAAHAPAREAAATPAPPLPKAQAGAAARPAPLPARGSGAPEIPWTAVVVCAWALGLGLSLLRTLRGWRRTRAVVARSRPGGPALQAVLGELAGRLALRRTVEVRVSTEVETPLVVDGRRPVILVPGERFAALHPAEQRMALCHELAHLKRGDVWLGCVPAAAERCFFFHPLARLAAREYAFWREAACDEAVLATLGASPQSYGRMLLALGVSRQTATFSAAGAAWSFGNLKRRLTMLDRTSPLSLRGRLLAAGAVALALLAIAPIRAVARSATAAPPAVAQTARATPAPAVVARTAPRGGGDASATPAARPSAGPGAEHAAPAAAEAAEPRVQELHFVLFREDGNATMSGRSADAERARRHRRGGEPMLWFRYGGQEYVVRDRGVLAQVEEAWEPVGRVGEEQGRIGAQQGAIGEEQARIGARQAEVGAQQATIGAQQGVIGARLGVLASREAAGVSASERREIERERTELGAEMRRLGEEMAVLGRRMRDVSAPMSDRGDEMAALGREMGVLGDRMRAAVARANAETVALVRRAIESGAAAAVR; translated from the coding sequence ATGCTCGCCCATCTCGCCCGTGCGTCCATCGAAGGGGCGGTGCTGGCCGCCGTCGTCTGGCTGGCCTGCCGGGGGCTGCCGCGGCTGCCGGCCAGCGTCCGGGCGCTCCTGTGGTGGAGCGTGGCCGCGAAGTTCATCGTGGCGCTCGCCTCGCCTTCCGCGATCGTGCTCCCCGTGCTGCCCCGTGCCGCGGCCCATGCGCCCGCCCGCGAGGCGGCGGCCACGCCCGCTCCGCCGCTGCCCAAGGCGCAGGCGGGCGCCGCCGCCCGCCCTGCTCCCCTGCCCGCGCGCGGTTCCGGCGCTCCGGAGATTCCCTGGACTGCGGTGGTGGTCTGCGCGTGGGCGCTGGGCCTGGGCCTCTCGCTGCTGCGGACGCTGCGCGGCTGGCGCCGCACGCGTGCGGTGGTCGCGCGGTCGCGCCCCGGCGGCCCCGCGCTGCAGGCGGTTCTCGGCGAGCTCGCCGGCCGGCTCGCCCTGCGCAGAACGGTGGAGGTACGGGTCTCCACGGAAGTCGAAACGCCGCTGGTCGTCGACGGGCGCCGGCCGGTGATCCTGGTGCCGGGCGAGAGGTTCGCCGCGCTGCACCCCGCCGAGCAGCGCATGGCGCTCTGCCACGAGCTCGCGCACCTGAAGCGCGGCGACGTGTGGCTCGGGTGCGTTCCCGCGGCCGCCGAGCGATGCTTCTTCTTCCACCCCCTCGCCCGCCTCGCCGCCCGTGAATACGCGTTCTGGCGCGAAGCCGCCTGCGACGAGGCCGTCCTCGCCACGCTGGGCGCGTCCCCGCAGAGCTACGGCCGCATGCTGCTCGCCCTGGGGGTGTCACGGCAGACCGCCACCTTCTCCGCGGCAGGAGCCGCGTGGTCGTTCGGAAACCTGAAACGGAGACTCACCATGCTCGACCGCACCTCCCCGCTCTCGCTGCGCGGCCGCCTGCTCGCCGCTGGCGCGGTGGCTCTCGCCCTGCTCGCGATCGCCCCCATCCGGGCCGTGGCGCGCTCCGCCACGGCCGCCCCTCCCGCCGTGGCGCAGACGGCCCGGGCGACGCCTGCACCGGCCGTGGTCGCGCGTACGGCGCCGCGGGGCGGCGGCGACGCATCCGCCACCCCCGCCGCCCGGCCTTCGGCCGGTCCGGGTGCGGAGCACGCCGCGCCGGCAGCCGCGGAGGCAGCGGAGCCACGTGTGCAGGAACTGCACTTCGTCCTGTTCCGCGAAGACGGGAACGCCACGATGTCCGGGCGGTCGGCAGACGCGGAGCGCGCGCGGCGCCACCGGCGGGGGGGTGAGCCAATGCTGTGGTTCCGGTATGGCGGCCAGGAGTACGTCGTCCGTGATCGCGGGGTGCTGGCGCAGGTGGAAGAAGCGTGGGAGCCGGTGGGCCGCGTGGGCGAGGAGCAGGGCCGCATCGGCGCGCAGCAGGGTGCCATCGGCGAGGAACAGGCCCGCATCGGCGCGCGGCAGGCCGAAGTCGGCGCCCAGCAGGCCACGATCGGGGCCCAGCAGGGCGTCATCGGGGCACGCCTGGGGGTCCTGGCCAGCCGGGAGGCCGCGGGGGTTTCGGCGTCGGAGCGCCGCGAAATCGAGCGGGAACGTACCGAGCTCGGAGCGGAGATGCGCCGGCTGGGCGAAGAGATGGCGGTGCTTGGCCGGAGGATGAGGGACGTCAGTGCACCGATGAGCGACCGCGGCGACGAGATGGCGGCGCTCGGGCGCGAGATGGGAGTACTCGGCGACCGCATGCGAGCCGCCGTGGCGCGCGCCAACGCCGAGACGGTGGCGCTGGTCCGGCGGGCCATCGAGAGCGGCGCGGCGGCCGCCGTCCGCTAG
- a CDS encoding M56 family metallopeptidase: MSPAPGGFVALAAAGALKASVLLALAWGVTALLHRRSAALRHLVWTVALGGALAVPLLQVALPALEVAVLPSPPQAAASAVAPAPAEPAPAAVSRPAVPSVSESPASPRRGLPAWPVLAAWAWGVGALALGLRLSVGVLRVWWLGRRASEVTDDAWTRLADSLARRLRLGRIVTLLREERAAVPMTWGVFRPVVLLPAESAEWSDERRMVVLAHELAHVRRWDALTQWVAHFAVVLHWYNPLVWLAARQLREERERACDDAVLTIGARPSAYADHLLTLVRSLGRSEGPVAALAMARRSQFEGRLLAILEPANPRRGLSSRTILTGLAAAVVATTPLAALRVTARPGPAFPVAGPVPGPSAKAGERVPPRVASGPDAGRAPLGLAVPPAGVPAALATAADTGDVSAVIQAVRGMGSSAEQANVLITLMERRTLGAGHAVELLGALADVESGANVRDVLVAGISRLPLRERAVRDAWFRVVEGMESGAEQRGVLVALLQAGRVDGDMLAAVLRATHAMSSDAERRDVLLEVMKGRRLGGAARDHFLAAVGAMQSDAERATVLTALGTGAQPAASSPPRPGGSAQPGLWTSNTTHRHIEDEVELSKGELRADRVRLNAARDDVLGIAAGGSLTITENRRGGGVVSLHVSPGAGGSLRYEYRMNDAGRPFDADARAWMREWVRRAAS; the protein is encoded by the coding sequence GTGAGCCCCGCGCCGGGCGGGTTCGTGGCCTTGGCGGCCGCGGGTGCGCTGAAGGCGAGCGTGCTGCTGGCGCTGGCCTGGGGGGTGACGGCGCTGCTGCACCGCCGCAGCGCCGCGCTGCGGCACCTGGTGTGGACCGTGGCCCTGGGCGGCGCCCTGGCCGTGCCCCTCCTGCAGGTTGCCCTTCCGGCGCTGGAGGTGGCCGTCCTCCCCTCCCCGCCCCAGGCGGCGGCGTCCGCCGTTGCGCCGGCGCCCGCGGAGCCCGCGCCCGCCGCCGTCTCGCGGCCCGCGGTACCTTCCGTGAGCGAGTCACCCGCCTCGCCCCGGCGCGGCCTGCCGGCGTGGCCCGTGCTCGCGGCGTGGGCCTGGGGGGTGGGCGCGCTCGCCCTGGGGCTGCGCCTGTCGGTGGGGGTGCTCAGGGTGTGGTGGCTGGGCCGGCGGGCCAGCGAAGTCACCGACGACGCATGGACGCGGCTGGCGGATTCGCTCGCGCGAAGGCTGCGGCTGGGCCGCATCGTCACCCTGCTGCGGGAGGAGCGGGCCGCGGTACCCATGACCTGGGGGGTGTTTCGCCCCGTGGTGCTGCTTCCCGCCGAATCGGCGGAGTGGAGCGACGAGCGCCGCATGGTGGTGCTGGCCCACGAGCTGGCCCACGTCCGCCGGTGGGATGCGCTCACGCAGTGGGTGGCCCACTTCGCCGTGGTCCTCCACTGGTACAACCCGCTGGTGTGGCTGGCCGCCCGGCAGCTGCGGGAAGAGCGGGAGCGCGCCTGCGACGACGCGGTGCTCACCATCGGCGCGCGCCCGTCGGCCTACGCCGACCACCTGCTCACCCTGGTGCGCTCGCTGGGCCGCTCCGAAGGGCCCGTAGCCGCGCTGGCCATGGCTCGCCGCTCCCAGTTCGAGGGACGGCTGCTCGCCATCCTGGAGCCCGCGAACCCGCGGCGGGGCCTTTCCAGCCGCACCATCCTCACCGGGCTGGCCGCCGCGGTGGTGGCCACCACGCCCCTGGCCGCACTGCGGGTGACGGCCCGCCCCGGGCCGGCGTTCCCCGTTGCCGGGCCGGTTCCAGGCCCCTCGGCGAAGGCGGGCGAACGCGTTCCGCCCCGCGTGGCGTCCGGGCCCGACGCCGGCCGTGCGCCCCTGGGCCTTGCGGTCCCACCCGCGGGAGTGCCGGCGGCCCTTGCCACGGCGGCCGATACGGGAGACGTGTCCGCGGTCATCCAGGCCGTGCGCGGCATGGGTTCCTCGGCCGAGCAGGCGAACGTGCTGATCACGCTGATGGAGCGGCGGACGCTCGGGGCGGGCCATGCGGTCGAGCTCCTGGGGGCGCTGGCGGACGTGGAGTCGGGTGCCAACGTCCGCGACGTGCTCGTCGCGGGAATCTCCCGGCTTCCGCTTCGGGAGCGCGCGGTCCGCGATGCCTGGTTCCGGGTGGTGGAGGGGATGGAGAGCGGCGCGGAACAGCGGGGTGTGCTGGTGGCCCTGCTGCAGGCCGGCCGCGTGGACGGCGACATGCTGGCGGCCGTCCTCCGCGCGACGCACGCGATGTCGTCCGACGCCGAGCGCCGGGACGTGCTGCTGGAGGTGATGAAGGGCCGGCGGCTGGGCGGCGCCGCGCGCGACCACTTCCTGGCCGCGGTGGGGGCCATGCAGTCCGACGCGGAGCGCGCCACGGTGCTCACCGCGTTGGGGACAGGCGCGCAGCCCGCTGCGTCGAGTCCTCCCCGGCCGGGCGGATCGGCGCAGCCCGGGTTGTGGACCAGCAACACCACCCACCGCCACATCGAGGACGAGGTGGAGCTTTCCAAGGGCGAGCTCCGGGCGGACCGCGTGCGCCTGAACGCGGCGCGCGACGACGTGCTGGGCATCGCCGCGGGAGGCTCGCTGACCATCACGGAAAACCGGCGCGGAGGCGGCGTCGTCTCGCTGCACGTGTCGCCCGGGGCCGGCGGGTCCCTTCGTTACGAGTACCGGATGAACGACGCCGGGCGCCCGTTCGACGCCGACGCGCGCGCCTGGATGCGGGAGTGGGTTCGTCGCGCGGCGAGCTGA
- a CDS encoding LytTR family DNA-binding domain-containing protein, which yields MSPRIRVLIVDDEAPARLLLNSYLAAEPDVEVAGMCGTVAETVAHLRARETDAVFLDIRLADGTGFDVLDQVGPDAMPPVVFVTAYDEHAIRAFELHAIDYLLKPVAEARFRGAVARLRELLSRDAGGGGRARDAVRAARELLAGAPGGHSARGRGYLAARTASGVQIVPVATVRYLRVDGHYVTIHSASGTHLVRGALSDFEDELDAERFVRIHRSTIVNLDFVRELKPWFRGDYLVLLLDGTELRLSRRFRANLSRRFVSDW from the coding sequence ATGAGCCCCCGCATCCGCGTGCTGATCGTGGACGACGAGGCTCCCGCCCGGCTCCTGCTGAATTCGTACCTGGCCGCCGAGCCGGACGTGGAGGTGGCGGGGATGTGCGGCACGGTGGCGGAAACGGTGGCCCACCTTCGTGCGCGAGAAACGGACGCGGTGTTCCTGGACATCCGGCTTGCGGATGGAACCGGCTTCGACGTGCTGGACCAGGTGGGCCCCGACGCCATGCCCCCCGTGGTCTTCGTCACCGCGTACGACGAACACGCGATCCGCGCGTTCGAGCTGCACGCGATCGACTACCTGCTCAAGCCCGTGGCGGAAGCGCGCTTCCGGGGGGCGGTGGCCCGGCTGCGGGAGCTGCTTTCCCGCGACGCGGGCGGCGGCGGACGTGCGCGGGACGCGGTGCGGGCCGCCCGGGAGCTGCTGGCCGGCGCCCCCGGGGGCCACTCCGCGCGGGGCCGTGGATACCTGGCGGCGCGAACCGCGTCGGGGGTGCAGATCGTCCCGGTCGCCACCGTCCGCTACCTGCGGGTGGACGGACACTACGTGACGATCCACTCCGCATCCGGCACGCACCTGGTGCGGGGGGCGCTCTCGGATTTCGAAGACGAGCTCGATGCCGAGCGGTTCGTGCGCATCCACCGCTCCACGATCGTGAACCTGGACTTCGTGCGCGAGCTGAAGCCCTGGTTCCGCGGCGACTACCTGGTCCTGCTCCTGGACGGGACCGAGCTGCGCCTCAGCCGCCGCTTCCGCGCCAACCTTTCCCGGAGGTTCGTGAGCGACTGGTGA
- a CDS encoding outer membrane beta-barrel protein: MKPASRMAAVTLVVLLLAAGGSAAAQQSRPSVAGLALGTHAVGLSSDQGAAAPRHGGGAGVFLGMGVTRQVMVLLNVDLAAGAFHDDRSAGLLGHADIAARVAPFRAGVAFPYVQGAFSSGLRETMADRQLQGTGWTVGGGVEVVLSSTASLDLGILRTRVRYDELTGSGPGDPVRVRETTTRLQLGTVWRPPHRP, from the coding sequence ATGAAGCCCGCATCGCGGATGGCGGCGGTGACGCTCGTGGTCCTCCTGCTGGCGGCTGGCGGCTCCGCCGCGGCCCAGCAGAGCCGGCCGTCGGTCGCGGGACTCGCCCTGGGCACCCACGCGGTGGGACTGAGCAGCGACCAGGGAGCAGCCGCGCCCCGGCACGGGGGAGGTGCGGGGGTGTTCCTGGGGATGGGGGTGACTCGGCAGGTCATGGTGCTCCTGAACGTAGACCTCGCCGCCGGCGCCTTCCACGACGACCGGAGCGCCGGCCTCCTGGGCCACGCCGACATCGCCGCGCGGGTGGCGCCGTTCAGGGCCGGCGTGGCGTTCCCCTACGTGCAGGGCGCGTTTTCCAGCGGGCTCAGGGAAACCATGGCCGACCGGCAGCTCCAGGGTACCGGCTGGACGGTGGGGGGAGGGGTGGAAGTGGTGTTGAGCTCCACGGCGAGCCTGGATCTTGGAATCCTGCGCACCCGCGTGCGGTACGACGAGCTGACCGGCTCCGGGCCGGGAGACCCGGTCCGCGTGCGCGAAACCACGACGCGGCTGCAGCTGGGGACGGTGTGGCGCCCGCCCCATCGGCCCTGA
- a CDS encoding TetR/AcrR family transcriptional regulator has product MTVRTPRQARSSAGLERLLQSAEEVFAEKEFSAATVAEIAARAGYTVGAFYARFSDKAALLKTLEDRIYRTVEQVLDARTAALATGQATPGEFLRAAVEDSVTVYRRHRGGLRALVAQAREDGELRERMRRVNATTIERFAEALRAHPGGVRHPDPEVAVEFALVLIGSTLRETILFSDTWTVPRRIDDATLARELSRSVITYLGLPE; this is encoded by the coding sequence ATGACGGTTCGCACGCCCCGGCAGGCAAGGAGTTCCGCGGGATTGGAGCGGCTCCTCCAGTCCGCGGAGGAGGTCTTTGCCGAGAAGGAGTTCTCGGCCGCGACGGTGGCGGAAATCGCCGCGCGGGCTGGCTACACCGTCGGTGCGTTCTACGCGCGCTTCTCGGACAAGGCGGCGTTGCTGAAGACGCTCGAGGACCGCATCTACCGAACCGTGGAGCAGGTCCTGGACGCACGCACCGCGGCCCTGGCGACCGGCCAGGCGACACCCGGCGAGTTCCTGCGGGCCGCCGTGGAGGACTCGGTGACGGTGTACCGGCGGCACCGCGGCGGTTTGCGCGCGCTGGTGGCCCAGGCCCGGGAGGATGGTGAGCTGCGGGAACGCATGCGTCGGGTGAACGCCACCACGATCGAGCGGTTCGCGGAAGCATTGCGGGCCCATCCCGGCGGCGTCCGGCATCCGGACCCCGAAGTCGCCGTGGAGTTCGCGCTCGTTCTCATCGGCTCCACGCTTCGGGAAACCATCCTTTTCTCCGACACCTGGACCGTCCCTCGGCGGATCGACGACGCAACGCTCGCCCGGGAACTGAGCCGGTCCGTCATCACTTACCTCGGGTTGCCGGAATGA
- a CDS encoding sensor histidine kinase has protein sequence MRTAAPGRIPARRTWLPAFAAAAAFGLLDALPEFGGSGGREGALAVARELLPWLGWAVLAPAVVAVAERVPLGRPPLARGIALHLAAGTLLSVVKLAMLLPVSHFLFGWSGQGTGLGEGLAWLLAHRLPGNVIMYLLFAAGATVLIEQRLAREQETSRARLAAELAESELRLLRAQLEPHFLFNALNTVAAFVRIDPPRAERMLSELGELLRLVLRASSAADVTLDEELTIVARYAEIQRMRFGDGFRLRTEADPETRSLRVPGILLQPLVENAVRYSGAGEVLVRARREHGMLVLSVANVASAPAAAGNGDGSGEAIGLANTRARLHRIYGGAATVTLREAGGHTVAEIRLPIAGSRTPAAG, from the coding sequence GTGAGAACGGCGGCGCCGGGGCGCATTCCCGCCCGCCGGACGTGGCTCCCGGCGTTCGCCGCGGCGGCGGCGTTCGGCCTGCTGGACGCCCTTCCCGAGTTCGGCGGCTCCGGCGGACGGGAGGGCGCCCTGGCCGTCGCCCGCGAGCTTCTCCCCTGGCTGGGATGGGCGGTGCTGGCGCCGGCCGTGGTGGCGGTGGCCGAGCGGGTGCCCCTGGGGCGCCCGCCGCTCGCGCGGGGCATCGCCCTGCACCTGGCGGCCGGGACGCTGCTTTCCGTCGTCAAGCTGGCCATGCTCCTCCCCGTGAGCCACTTCCTGTTCGGGTGGAGCGGGCAGGGAACGGGGCTGGGGGAGGGGCTGGCGTGGCTCCTGGCCCACCGGCTCCCGGGCAACGTGATCATGTACCTGCTGTTCGCCGCGGGAGCCACCGTCCTGATCGAGCAGCGGCTGGCCCGCGAGCAGGAAACGTCCCGCGCCCGGCTGGCCGCGGAGCTGGCGGAGTCGGAGCTTCGCCTGCTTCGCGCGCAGCTGGAGCCGCACTTTCTCTTCAACGCGCTCAACACCGTGGCGGCCTTCGTGCGGATCGATCCGCCCCGCGCGGAGCGCATGCTCTCGGAGCTGGGCGAGCTGCTGAGGCTGGTGCTGCGCGCATCGTCGGCGGCGGACGTTACGCTGGACGAGGAGCTTACGATCGTGGCCCGGTACGCGGAGATCCAGCGGATGAGGTTCGGCGACGGCTTCCGCCTGCGCACCGAGGCCGATCCGGAGACCCGGTCGCTGCGCGTGCCCGGCATCCTGCTGCAGCCGCTCGTGGAGAACGCGGTGAGGTATTCCGGGGCGGGCGAGGTGCTGGTTCGCGCCCGCCGCGAGCACGGGATGCTGGTGCTGTCGGTGGCGAACGTCGCGAGCGCACCCGCCGCCGCGGGAAACGGCGACGGATCGGGAGAGGCGATCGGCCTCGCCAACACGCGTGCCCGGCTGCACCGCATCTACGGCGGCGCCGCGACCGTGACCCTCCGGGAGGCCGGCGGCCACACCGTGGCCGAGATCCGCCTTCCCATCGCGGGCTCCCGTACGCCGGCGGCCGGATGA
- a CDS encoding BlaI/MecI/CopY family transcriptional regulator, with protein MQASTPVPLSRRERQIMDIVYRRGRVTTAEVLEELDDPPTYNAVRSALRLLEEKGHLKHEEEARRYVYLATTPRTRARSHALQHLVKTFFGGSAEQVVNALLAETELSPAELERMARRIEEAKRAEEEQ; from the coding sequence ATGCAAGCCAGCACCCCGGTCCCGCTCAGCCGGCGCGAACGCCAGATCATGGACATCGTGTATCGCCGCGGCAGGGTGACCACCGCCGAGGTGCTGGAAGAGCTCGACGATCCCCCCACCTACAACGCGGTGCGGTCCGCCCTTCGGCTGCTGGAAGAAAAGGGCCACCTCAAGCACGAAGAGGAGGCGCGCCGGTACGTGTACCTGGCGACCACGCCCCGCACGCGGGCCCGCAGCCATGCCCTGCAGCACCTGGTGAAGACCTTCTTCGGCGGAAGCGCCGAGCAGGTGGTGAACGCCCTCCTGGCCGAGACGGAGCTTTCGCCCGCGGAGCTGGAGCGCATGGCGCGCCGCATCGAAGAGGCCAAGCGCGCCGAGGAGGAACAGTGA
- a CDS encoding DUF5916 domain-containing protein gives MRQTGWMLAAALVLAGGAGQPAVAQENTPAAGARREAGARKQARAVRVEGRPPAIDGRLDEAAWAQATPISDFVQKLPTEGAAPTADTEVRFLYDAAYVYVGARMRAAAEGIRAPITRRDNGILAEFIRVSFDTYQDRRTAYSFGITAAGARLDGYHSTDSEAQDVRYDPVWEARVARDPGGWTAEMRIPLSQLRFIARPEQTWGLNVNRWIPSREEDLYWSLVPASESGWASRFGDLAGLSGVRPVRRVELMPYVASGATLRSGVHPADPLTSPREAAFRTGGDLKAGLGSNVTLDVTVNPDFGQVDADPAEVNLSVFETFFPERRPFFTEGSQLLSGGGASYFYSRRIGAPPRGPAGGDFVRRPDDSTILGAAKLTGQLPSGLSLGVLAAVTDRERARTYDSATSVFGRVEVEPRTGYAVARAQQQLGSSGSTVGATLTAVSRDLEPGSPLALRVPGQAFAGGVDWNLRFGRGAYQVGGHVGASRVAGDSVAILRLQRSSARYYQRPDADYVEADPSRTDLAGYTASLNAARISGEHWLWTAGAALSSPGLELNDAGRLSVADAVSAFAELRYRETKPRGPFRSYDVFVTPEVGWNYGGTRTGGTLWLDAVGTWQNRWRSDFTAFYTPRAQSVTASRGGPRAGTRASWAVINRLASSSAARFRWNGRVYYGENEDGRATYRLSGGVAFRPGPRWQLSVDPNFLQSTPTRQYVATLDGGPAATGGKRYVFASVGRSEFFAQVRLNYLFTPDLSMEFYAEPFASSGRYHTFGELPAPGSHELTLYGTDTTRVRREGNATRVLGPGGGAVVQDFNVRSFRSNAVLRWEWRPGSSLFVVWQQDRAGDRDEIAPVGFGSLAQTLDAPGDHRLAIKVSYWLPLR, from the coding sequence ATGCGGCAAACGGGATGGATGCTGGCAGCGGCGCTCGTGCTGGCCGGCGGGGCGGGGCAGCCCGCGGTCGCCCAGGAGAACACCCCCGCGGCCGGCGCGCGCAGGGAGGCGGGGGCGCGCAAGCAGGCGCGGGCGGTGCGCGTGGAGGGGCGCCCGCCGGCTATCGACGGCCGGCTTGACGAGGCCGCCTGGGCCCAGGCCACGCCCATCAGCGACTTCGTGCAGAAGCTTCCCACCGAGGGCGCGGCGCCCACGGCGGATACCGAGGTGCGCTTCCTCTACGACGCGGCGTACGTATACGTCGGCGCGCGGATGAGGGCGGCGGCCGAGGGGATCCGGGCGCCCATCACCCGGCGGGACAACGGCATCCTGGCCGAGTTCATCCGCGTTTCGTTCGACACCTACCAGGACCGGCGCACCGCCTACAGCTTCGGCATCACGGCGGCCGGGGCGCGGCTGGACGGCTACCATTCCACCGACAGCGAGGCGCAGGACGTTCGCTACGACCCGGTGTGGGAGGCGCGCGTGGCCCGGGACCCGGGCGGGTGGACGGCGGAAATGCGCATCCCCCTCTCGCAGCTGCGCTTCATCGCGCGCCCCGAGCAGACGTGGGGGCTGAACGTCAACCGGTGGATCCCCAGCCGCGAAGAGGACCTGTACTGGAGCCTGGTGCCCGCCAGCGAGAGCGGCTGGGCCTCGCGCTTCGGCGACCTGGCCGGGCTTTCGGGCGTGCGCCCGGTGCGCAGGGTGGAGCTGATGCCGTACGTGGCCTCCGGCGCCACGCTGCGGTCGGGCGTGCACCCGGCCGACCCCCTCACCAGCCCGCGCGAGGCGGCGTTCCGCACCGGGGGCGACCTGAAGGCCGGCCTGGGATCCAACGTGACGCTCGACGTGACGGTGAACCCGGACTTCGGCCAGGTGGATGCCGATCCGGCCGAGGTGAACCTTTCCGTCTTCGAGACCTTCTTTCCCGAGCGCCGACCCTTCTTCACCGAGGGCAGCCAGCTCCTGTCCGGAGGCGGGGCCTCGTACTTCTACTCGCGCCGAATCGGCGCGCCGCCGCGCGGGCCGGCGGGAGGCGACTTCGTGCGCCGTCCCGACGATTCCACCATCCTGGGCGCGGCCAAGCTCACGGGCCAGCTTCCCTCGGGGCTGTCGCTGGGCGTGCTGGCGGCGGTGACGGACCGCGAGCGGGCCCGCACCTACGACTCCGCGACCAGCGTCTTCGGCAGGGTGGAGGTGGAGCCGCGCACGGGGTACGCCGTGGCCCGGGCGCAGCAGCAGCTGGGGAGCAGCGGCTCCACCGTGGGAGCCACGCTCACCGCCGTCTCGCGCGACCTGGAGCCGGGCTCGCCCCTGGCCCTGCGGGTGCCCGGACAGGCGTTCGCCGGCGGCGTGGACTGGAACCTCCGCTTCGGGCGGGGCGCCTACCAGGTGGGCGGCCACGTGGGCGCCAGCCGGGTGGCGGGCGACTCGGTGGCCATCCTGCGCCTGCAGCGGAGCTCCGCGCGCTACTACCAGCGCCCGGACGCCGACTACGTGGAGGCAGACCCGTCGCGGACGGACCTGGCCGGGTACACGGCCTCGCTGAACGCCGCGCGCATCAGCGGCGAGCACTGGCTGTGGACCGCCGGGGCCGCGCTGAGCTCGCCGGGGCTGGAGCTGAACGACGCGGGGCGCCTGTCCGTGGCCGACGCGGTGAGCGCGTTCGCCGAGCTCCGCTACCGGGAGACGAAGCCGCGGGGGCCGTTCCGCAGCTACGACGTGTTCGTGACCCCCGAGGTGGGGTGGAACTACGGCGGCACGCGGACGGGAGGCACCCTCTGGCTGGACGCGGTCGGCACCTGGCAGAACCGCTGGCGCAGCGACTTCACGGCGTTCTACACCCCCCGGGCCCAGAGCGTCACCGCCTCGCGCGGCGGGCCGCGGGCGGGAACGCGGGCGTCGTGGGCCGTCATCAACCGCCTGGCCAGCAGCAGCGCGGCGCGCTTCCGCTGGAACGGCCGCGTGTACTACGGCGAGAACGAGGACGGCCGCGCAACCTACCGGCTGAGCGGGGGCGTGGCCTTTCGCCCCGGCCCGCGCTGGCAGCTGTCGGTGGATCCCAACTTTCTGCAGAGCACGCCCACGCGGCAGTACGTGGCCACGCTCGACGGAGGGCCCGCCGCGACGGGGGGCAAGCGGTACGTGTTCGCCTCGGTGGGGCGCAGCGAGTTCTTCGCCCAGGTCCGGCTGAACTACCTCTTCACCCCCGACCTGTCGATGGAGTTCTACGCCGAGCCGTTCGCCTCCAGCGGGCGCTACCACACCTTCGGCGAGCTTCCCGCGCCGGGGAGTCACGAGCTGACGCTGTACGGCACCGACACCACTCGCGTGCGCCGCGAGGGCAACGCCACCCGCGTGCTCGGCCCCGGCGGCGGGGCGGTGGTGCAGGACTTCAACGTGCGCTCGTTCCGGAGCAACGCGGTGCTGCGCTGGGAGTGGCGCCCGGGAAGCTCGCTCTTCGTGGTCTGGCAGCAGGACCGCGCGGGTGACCGCGACGAGATCGCGCCGGTGGGCTTCGGGTCGCTCGCCCAGACCCTGGACGCCCCCGGCGACCACCGGTTGGCCATCAAGGTTTCGTACTGGCTCCCGCTGCGGTGA
- a CDS encoding BlaI/MecI/CopY family transcriptional regulator, translated as MARESTIGEQELALVRHIADRGGASVAEAVDEFGTSRALARSTVLTMMERLRSKGYLSRQMADGVYRYRACASSADLLKDAVQRFVERSLDGSVSPFLAYLSDAPELSEQERQALEQIVARLDAAQRKDR; from the coding sequence ATGGCTCGTGAATCGACGATCGGCGAGCAGGAGCTGGCCCTGGTCCGGCACATCGCCGACCGGGGCGGCGCCAGCGTCGCCGAGGCCGTCGACGAGTTCGGCACCAGCCGCGCCCTCGCCCGCTCCACCGTGCTCACGATGATGGAGCGCCTGCGGAGCAAGGGGTACCTGTCCCGCCAGATGGCGGACGGCGTTTACCGCTACCGCGCCTGCGCCTCGTCGGCGGACCTGCTCAAGGACGCGGTGCAGCGCTTCGTGGAGCGGAGCCTGGACGGGTCCGTCTCGCCCTTCCTGGCGTACCTGTCCGACGCGCCCGAGCTGTCCGAACAGGAGCGGCAGGCGCTGGAGCAGATCGTCGCCCGCCTGGACGCCGCCCAACGAAAGGACCGCTGA